A window of the Torulaspora globosa chromosome 6, complete sequence genome harbors these coding sequences:
- the PRE10 gene encoding proteasome core particle subunit alpha 7 (ancestral locus Anc_7.20) encodes MTSIGTGYDLSNSVFSPDGRNFQVEYAVKAVENGTTSIGIKFNDGVVFAVEKLITSKLLVPKKNVKIQVIDRHIGCVYSGLMPDGRQLVNRGREEASSFKKLYNKPIPIPALADRLGQYVQAHTLYNSVRPFGVTTIFGGIDEEGPHLYMLEPSGAHWGYKGAATGKGRQTAKAELEKLVDKYPDGITGKEAVKQAAKIIYMAHEDNKEKDFELEISWCSASETNGLHKMVQGELLEEAIEFAKKEANGDQDSDESSDDEPTNSAVVVDAEGDVNIE; translated from the coding sequence ATGACTTCAATTGGCACCGGTTACGATTTGTCCAATAGTGTTTTCTCTCCCGATGGAAGAAATTTCCAGGTCGAATATGCAGTGAAAGCGGTAGAAAACGGTACCACTTCGATCGGAATCAAGTTTAATGACGGTGTTGTGTTTGCTGTAGAGAAATTGATCACATCGAAATTGCTAGTACCCAAAAAGAATGTCAAGATCCAGGTAATCGACCGTCATATTGGATGTGTTTATTCAGGCCTGATGCCTGACGGCAGACAACTGGTGAACAGAGGGCGTGAAGAGGCATCTAGTTTCAAGAAGTTATACAACAAACCTATCCCTATACCGGCACTTGCGGACCGTCTGGGTCAATACGTACAGGCGCACACGCTGTATAACAGTGTGAGACCATTTGGTGTCACGACGATCTTCGGAGGAATAGACGAGGAGGGTCCTCATTTGTACATGCTTGAGCCAAGTGGCGCTCATTGGGGTTACAAGGGAGCCGCCACAGGGAAGGGCAGGCAGACGGCTAAGGCAgagctggagaagttgGTCGATAAGTATCCAGATGGGATAACTGGCAAGGAAGCTGTGAAACAGGCTGCCAAAATTATCTACATGGCACACGAAGAcaacaaggaaaaggaTTTCGAGTTGGAAATAAGTTGGTGCTCTGCATCTGAAACAAATGGTCTGCATAAAATGGTACAGGGCgagcttctcgaagaagcaaTCGAAttcgccaagaaggaggCCAATGGAGATCAAGATAGCGATGAATCTAGTGATGACGAACCCACAAATTCTGCCGTGGTTGTTGATGCAGAAGGGGATGTTAATATAGAATAG